One genomic segment of Styela clava chromosome 3, kaStyClav1.hap1.2, whole genome shotgun sequence includes these proteins:
- the LOC120343214 gene encoding uncharacterized protein LOC120343214, which yields MIELSASPHTKVALLQACRFTTLRSTEARGLPKSSSHSPRRQRRERSPSPKPTKLHIGKLTKNVTKDHVQEIFSYFGKVKNVDFPMNRPNAPPRCVAYVEYETHEEAQKALKYMDGDGGQVDGQEISIQAVLPLRRRPMPRRRTPPPLMRGPWYPPPPPPMWRRSQPRMPMRRRKPRSPPRRRSPPRRRRQRSSSSDSR from the exons ATGATTGAACTTTCTGCTTCGCCGCACACAAAGGTCGCATTGCTACAAGCTTGTAGATTCACCACTTTACGAAGCACAGAAgcaagggggctcccgaa GTCAAGCTCACATTCACCAAGAAGACAAAGAAGGGAACGGAG CCCTAGTCCTAAGCCAACAAAGCTTCATATTGGAAAACTGACTAAAAATGTCACAAAAGACCATGTTCAAGAGATATTTTCATATTTCGGAAAG gtcaaaaatgttgattttccCATGAATCGTCCAAATGCCCCTCCTCGATGTGTTGCATATGTTGAGTATGAAACTCATGAAGAGGCGCAAAAAGCACTCAAGTACATGGATGGGGATGGGGGGCAAGTTGATGGACAAGAAATTTCTATACAAGCAGTACTGCCTTTAAGAAGAAGACCGATGCCTAGGAG GAGAACACCACCACCGTTAATGAGAGGTCCTTGGTACCCACCACCACCCCCTCCTATGTGGCGAAGATCCCAACCAAGGATGCCAATGAGAAG gcggaaaccga GGTCTCCACCAAGACGACGGTCACCACCAAGAAGACGTCGACAAAGATCAAGCTCAAGTGATTCGCGTTGA
- the LOC144420789 gene encoding uncharacterized protein LOC144420789, producing MRKDDYCVPSIRVEYGEDGAMQSAHFSGWKVEIAKLGVDRCDTLNSVLDKLGKLELCCGIDRRDGSTLVHPVLSWGGDKINIKNIYRSTSCSTIDVSIGCPMCSSCMSEQFKNDEEEHHPSQVMLQVDDTVHDMIKLANSNAHPSSRRYHPDVIRWAMELYCRSPSAYDHLRTSQVLTLPSPSTLNRYRNVIPPQSGINKLALKEMERVIKDKGSLIGFVALDEMKVRENLVCRNGKLIGFVDKEMARNGNNDQLASHILVFYVRTVKRDLSIPLAWYATRNSPASKLCRVFWELLIECESRSVKILAVIADGHSTNRRFFQLLSGNLELPCDGVLFAPNICDSDRNIYLCSDPSHLIKTVRNSLYASKVGGKKHMRRGGQDIVWRHIKDLYMQESVQVLGRTRLSPSHVELTPYSKMKVNLATDVLSWNVGQCLKTMNGTNGTAKFVLMFAKWYEIVNCSCNCPIRCVDDDRLSWLKNDFIGSLLEWEVSCIFCMVLFNMITISKKIYNHSI from the exons ATGAGAAAGGATGATTACTGCGTGCCTAGTATAAG AGTTGAGTATGGAGAAGATGGTGCAATGCAAAGTGCTCATTTTTCTGGCTGGAAAGTCGAGATTGCAAAGCTAGGAGTTGACAGATGTGATACTCTGAATTCTGTTTTAG ACAAATTAGGCAAATTGGAGTTGTGTTGCGGTATTGATCGGCGGGATGGCAGTACATTGGTTCACCCAGTTTTGTCGTGGGGAGGTGACAAgattaatatcaaaaatatatatcggTCAACATCATGTAGCACAATTG ATGTGTCAATTGGATGCCCAATGTGCAGCAGCTGCATGTCAGAACAGTTCAAAAATGACGAGGAAGAACACCATCCAAGCCAGGTCATGTTGCAAGTTGATGATACTGTGCATGATATGATCAAG CTTGCCAACTCCAATGCTCACCCCTCTTCACGTCGGTACCATCCAGATGTGATTCGTTGGGCTATGGAACTCTATTGCAGATCGCCTTCTGCCTATGATCATCTGCGAACAAGTCAGGTGCTGACTCTGCCTTCCCCAAGCACTTTGAATCGCTACAG aaaTGTCATTCCACCACAATCTGGGATTAACAAACTGGCATTGAAAGAAATGGAGAGAGTCATCAAAGACAAGGGTTCATTGATTGGATTTGTTGCTCTCGATGAGATGAAGG TTAGAGAAAATCTGGTCTGTCGTAACGGCAAATTGATTGGTTTCGTGGACAAAGAAATGGCAAGGAATGGCAATAATGACCAGCTTGCTTCACACATTTTAG TATTCTACGTTAGAACCGTGAAGCGAGATCTGTCGATTCCTTTGGCGTGGTATGCAACCCGTAACTCCCCAGCCTCCAAGCTTTGTCGGGTGTTTTGGGAACTTTTAATTGAATGTGAGAGCCGAAGCGTAAAGATCCTTGCTGTAATCGCAGATGGTCACAGTACCAACCGTCGCTTTTTCCAACTTTTAAGTGGCAACTTGGAATTGCCTTGTGATGGTGTATTGTTTGCTCCTAATATATGCGACTCTGACAGGAACATATACCTATGTTCTGATCCATCACATTTGATCAAG ACTGTTCGAAACTCGTTATATGCATCAAAAGTTGGTGGGAAGAAGCATATGCGCCGAGGTGGCCAGGACATTGTGTGGAGGCATATTAAAGATCTTTATATGCAGGAATCTGTTCAGGTCCTTGGCCGTACCAGACTGAGTCCATCACATGTAGAGTTAACACCATATAGTAAG atgaaAGTCAATCTTGCAACTGATGTGCTGAGCTGGAACGTCGGCCaatgtttaaaaacaatgaatggGACGAATGGAACTGCCAAATTTGTTTTGATGTTTGCAAA ATGGTATGAAATTGTCAACTGTTCCTGTAATTGCCCCATACGATGCGTCGACGATGATAGACTGTCTTGGTTGAAGAATGACTTCATAGGTTCACTGTTGGAGTGGGAAGTgagttgtattttttgtatgGTTTTATTCAATATGATCACAATCTCTAAAAAGATCTACAACCATAGCATTTGa